One region of Anoplopoma fimbria isolate UVic2021 breed Golden Eagle Sablefish chromosome 10, Afim_UVic_2022, whole genome shotgun sequence genomic DNA includes:
- the nxph1 gene encoding neurexophilin-1, whose protein sequence is MQVTCWCAVFLLTPALFLVTSAHASKSEIVKSGSPKSTLKHIWTGSSKDMSISRLLSQTLHGKENSTALDLRYDTPEPYSEQDLWDWLRNTTDLQDSRSRAKRRPMVKTGKFKKMFGWGDFHSNIKTVKLNLLITGKIVDHGNGTFSVYFRHNSTGQGNVSVSLVPPTKIVEFDVAAQQSVIDAKDSKSFNCRIEYEKVEKGAKNTLCNFDPSKTCYQEQTQSHVSWLCSKPFKVICIFISFYSTDYKLVQKVCPDYNYHSDTPYFPSG, encoded by the coding sequence GTTACAAGTGCCCACGCCTCAAAGTCGGAAATTGTCAAGTCGGGAAGCCCCAAATCCACACTTAAGCATATATGGACAGGAAGCAGTAAGGACATGTCAATCAGTAGGCTGCTGTCACAGACTCTACATGGCAAAGAGAACAGCACAGCCTTGGACCTTCGCTATGATACTCCTGAGCCCTACTCTGAGCAGGACCTGTGGGACTGGCTGAGGAACACCACAGACTTGCAGGACTCGCGGTCACGCGCTAAACGGCGGCCAATGGTTAAGACGGGGAAGTTCAAGAAGATGTTCGGCTGGGGGGACTTCCACTCTAACATCAAGACAGTCAAACTAAACCTGCTGATCACCGGTAAGATCGTGGATCACGGAAACGGCACCTTCAGCGTCTACTTCCGCCACAACTCCACAGGCCAGGGCAACGTGTCCGTCAGCCTGGTCCCTCCAACCAAGATAGTGGAGTTTGATGTGGCGGCACAGCAGTCCGTCATCGACGCCAAGGACTCAAAGTCCTTCAACTGCCGCATAGAGTACGAGAAGGTGGAGAAGGGTGCCAAGAACACACTCTGCAACTTCGACCCGTCCAAGACCTGCTACCAGGAGCAGACTCAGAGCCACGTCTCCTGGCTCTGCTCCAAACCTTTTAAAGTCATCTGCATCTTCATTTCCTTCTACAGCACCGACTACAAACTGGTGCAGAAAGTGTGCCCAGACTATAATTACCACAGTGACACTCCCTACTTCCCTTCCGGCTGA